Within the Bombus vancouverensis nearcticus chromosome 10, iyBomVanc1_principal, whole genome shotgun sequence genome, the region ttaaaattatgcAAGTTCCAATCTTGTTGTGGTTGATAATTAGTATATTCAGAAgcctaaaaaataaaattattattaataattgctAATTTGAATTatcacaaatatatatatacatatgtatattgtagAGCCTCACATTAGGTATACCATGTTCTTCAAGAATAACACGAGATTTTCGACTTCCTTccattatttaatatttgttatgACATTGAGGTTACATTTACAGATAGCAGGAAAACGTGGAATAACTCTGGTGTTCctcaaattataaaatataaaactggtGTTCCTTAATACATTATGTTTCGcttaaatttagaaaatatttttagtataatttatgaattaatAAAACGAATCACACAACTACTtcagaaatattaatataaataatattttacttaGTTATCAGTACAAAAATTGATGGTATAATGGATTTTCaacgaaatttttctttttttttattttaatcgtaagtactttatatttaaattaaaagtttATAGATATTATAGGTAATTCTTTTTTGATCACagcctataaaatacaaaaaaaatttcatatacttaaattattaaagtaaatttttTATAGAATATACAAAGAAATGACTTAACAATAAATagcaataatgataataaattgcATACTATTACATACATAAATATCTAATAATTCTAATATGTATTATTAGCatagatataatttatttatagataagACATAATTTATTGCgttaataaatacaaaaatgaataaaatcatCTAATTTATTTGGCAGTTTTAATTGTAACAAATAAAGTATTTCTGCGAACAGTTTTTAACCGTTTATTTTCATGTTGGGTTATAaacattgtatttttaaatgatCATTTTTAGCAATTTCGAGAGGTCCTGAATTGAAATTTGCTTTTCAGAAAACGACACATTCAAATGTCAATTGACAATACGTTTGTGACCTACTTCCCAACACTATGATGTTTTCCCTTTTTAATGCacattatatatttctttaatccaAAGCAGCAGCACCAGAAATGATTTCAATTAATTCTCTAGTAATTACAGCTTGCCGAGTACGATTGAATGTCAGAGTTAATTTATCTATCATCTCCCCTGCATTTTTGCTAGCATTATCCATAGCAGTCATACGACTTGACTGTTCACTACAGGCACCTTCTttcatagaataaaataatagagaAGCTAGAGAAAATTCCAAATAGCTCTGAATTACACTTTCATCCAGAGAGTCATAAACTGACAATTTTGGTGCATTAACTACTGCATTTTTGTCAAAAAGGGGTAACTGATCAACAGCATATGATACCACAGACTTGAATCGATTGTACACAATGCGGCCAGAACCAAAACTGTACCTGTAGACATCAATATATTGATTCACATATGTTAACATGAaacaattttatacatttgaaaataatatataattattagcaTACCCGCTATTCATAATTTCAATTGCTACTTTGGCAGCATCATTAAATGTGGGTGGTTTACGACCAACTTCAGATGCAACAAACAATATATTGTTAGCAAACAAACGTGATAAAATCGCTCGAGATTTTTCACCAACACATATAATCTTCGTATTTTCACGTTCTTTGGGATCAGCTAAAAGGACATCCCTAATGTTACGAGAAACTCCAGTGTGTACAGCACCACACAATCCTCGATCACTTGTTATTGCTACTACAAGCTTTTTCTCGTCATCTGGTGGTGCTTGAATTTCAGCTTGTTCATAAAATGCTTTTGTACCAATCCCAAGAGGTCTAGCTTGTTTTAAGTCTCTTTCAGCTCTATTATATTTAGCAGCTGACACCATCTTCATTGACTGAGTAATTTTTTGAATATTCTTTACAGATTTCAATCTTATAGAAATTGCTTTAAGAGTTGCCATACCACGTttttgttgctgctgctgctgttgagCAGCAAGCCGCACAATTGTTGTCATATGATTagaaaacattttgaagttGAATGTCCCTGTGAAGTTAAATAAAAcataaacatacatatatatatatatatatatatatatatatatacacatttttATTGTAATCTCATAATATGTACATCAACGTATTTATTAACTTAGGGTTTACAAACAAATCTTACAATATCAAATAGTCAAAATAATTAAACTTAATATCTGTTTTTCTCCAAatgaaagaattatttattagaaTTAGGAAAATTACTTTCTTACATTACCTTCATATAATATACTTTAATGTAGatctcaaattttattttcagattACTTAATACTTTATTGGTAAAATATAACagaagtaaaataaattataatacttaaaacaaatattgcaatttttaatGTAGGCTACTAATCATAcatatacaaaattttttaatatattagtaaaattaatactaatttataatttcaacttagactaattaaatataatcaaaACTAGTGATATACTACATAGAAATTGAAAAACATAACATTTTAAAGGAACACAAAGAACATTACTGCAAAACTCTTGTGtgaaaatacattaaacttaCCAACACCGTTATTTAAGTTTtggaaaataaaacaataaattacATAAGACATACATTAATAAGATCATAAACTTAATAAACAAGATAGTAAAATACATTCGTAGTTTATATTCttaatacatattaatattgcaatgttaacattatatttattaccaatattaattcatttattGTAATTTGTCATACTGAAagataataattactatattgTTCCATAGAAAACATTCATCTGTCTGACTGATTTAAAGATAGACTTcataatgaaaatgaaatttaacatagataaaagtttaaaaaaaagGGAGAATGTAGAAAGCGAATAATATATGACACAATATAATGATATCACAGTAATAGCAATAATATATCAATAAATGtgaattattttatacttaACTAAAATATTATCTGATTTATATAATCACAATGGATACCATTTGTGTTcagaattaatttatttcaatgcATATATTTGttgctttttatttattttttttataaatcaatttattaaaataactactTTAATTTTTATCTATTATAATAATTGAAACTCACCGCACGACTTAGAATAATGCGATAAGAAATGAGAAAACTGTGTCAAACGGAATGGGAATTATCATAGAGCATGAAGTCCCTCACGAATCACGAACAAGTGTAATATCCATATATGCATGTAACTTCTATTACGGACGATCAATAGGCCCCCTGTGTGTAAAGATGTCTTACGATCTAGGGTATTTATGGATTCAGTGGTTATTTCAGGATTTCATTTGCATAGGTTAGCACCAATGGTATCCTAACTTCTCTGCTCATTAGACTGCCAAAATTTAAAGTAACTGCTAGGACATAAAATCGACTATTTACAATTTTAACTAACTTAATCGACTAATTGTACGAGATATAGATATATGATATGTGAAAATTCCCTTTTTTCAGGACCCTCTTACTAGATCTAGGTATCTTCCTTTCCAGGATCCAGTAATCAATTATACATTTGATCGATAATTCTCGCCATTATTCATAACAACGTAATGTAcacgtataaatataaatgcattATGCATGGATTTAGTTAACATTAACATAATGTACATGACTAATTATGTTACTGTTAGTTTTTATGTAAGTTTTTGTATTGGGTAGTTCAGGTATTTGTTGTAGCAAACAATACAAAAAAggttaataatttatttgaaattttattttactcttATTACATAAtgaattgtgtatttaatatagAAATTGTGACATTTATCTCTTTTTTAATATCAATTCATTATTAAAATTGCTTAtaagaaaacaaaatgaaatgtttcaaaatatGTGATTTAAGATACGTAAAATACACATGATATAATGTACATGAacacatgtatatatacatatttacatattagCAATATTTTCAcagttttaatttttattaacagTATATGAgtttgttccaaaagtttcttttgttttataaggaaataattgatgcacaacattttttgttttatattattttattgaattttataataatagaacaaaataatataaaacaaaaaatgttgtgcatttattattttcttataaaatgaaagaaacttttgggactgcctaatatattattatattaccaaTAGTGTTCACAGATATGCCAGATTTcaatgaattttattattaaattagtcAGCTTTTTTATTTCCCCGTGTTTTCCAAGCTACTATAAGATTCCAggaaaagaacaaagaaaaagaatgaaCTTGAGATGCTAAAAGAATAAATGCATACCATAATAATCCATATGGTAGATcctagaaattaatttttatagatttaacaaatattttatatgaaaatttccAATAATAGATAATATATGACTTATTAATACCTGCCAGAAGtgaatttcatttgttttaccAACAGTTAAATATTTCCAAACATCCTTGAAATAATATACAACTCCATAAAGTAATGGACCATATCCTAATAGGATGATACCTATCATGTACtgttttaatgttttaattCTGTTTCTTTTAATAGCAGACAATGCAAGAAAACTTAACATCAAACTTGTGCACCAAATATATTCCCACCATAAAGGCTATAAGAAAAGGgagatattataatttaatagtttaatgttttatattaaaGATCATATACCTGAGGTACTTGTAATTCTTCAATCTCCAAAATAAATATATCCAAATGGTCTAAAATATCGGCTGATAGCTTGGCAAGCataacgaagaaaagaagataatgaaaaaatatgcaATATTTCAGTCTTGATTTATTTGTTGCGCTAAAAGGAATGCACGTTTaattctaataataaataaataacagttgaggaatgatttatttttaattattattttattaaattttagaaatattatacgtgtagaatatcaaaatatttttaatgaaagaaagagaaaagtagCTGATATACATATCGTTTTTGTTATGTCTTAATTACCTGATTTGATAATGACCAGCAATCTTTTGTCTATGATTAAAATCACTTCCATCTGTACCCAGAGCCTGGGACAGTGTTACTTTTGAAGCCATATTTCGAAATTATGGTGACTAAGATATAAGAAATCAGTTTCTGTTTTAACAACAGAAATTTACGTATAAACAATTTTCGAGCTGCAATTCAAGATAAACCATTCGGCACTTCATTACCAactattttactatttttaaacTTTTTCGAAGCTCTGTTAGTGGCCTCATGGGTCACGGATCTCAGCAAATGTGTCGCTTTTATTAAGTCGCGTTTTCATTTTATGAAACTGAACATCATTTTTactgattttcttttttatatttttttcacaaatagatatttttaattattataatttattatttgtatcATTTTGTAAGTCGATAAATCAAAATCTTGTAACTATTTAGTAGATATagataaataatgtaaaatgaaGATTATCATCATGAACATTAGTTTCgcattatattatatgatataattagaatttattacatttaaaaaaaattttttgaaataaataatacagttttgtttctagataatacacaaaattatattacgtaCCACGCAATTACTTTctattatgttttatattagcGAAGGaaattatatgttttatatattatatgaagATAGGCAAGACATTTTTTTTAgagtttcatttttaattttatttatacataatgAAGTGAATTCATTGTCATAGATAGTAGacaaaaaaatgataaaatgcgTACATATAACATACAAGTTctatttcaattaatctatataatatatatgtatgtataacagTTTGAAACATGACTGTAATTTAAAAGGTTTGAGATTTCAATTTTGAACACGTGTATTACGAAACATAACCTTAAATATGGAACATTGAATTTAACattcaaaatattataaaatattatgaatgatATAAAGTGATATGATAATAACAATGTTACAAAACGTATGAAGAAAAAGtgttatttatacaaattgataataattatgatgtaaaattaataatgttatgatataaaatagaggaatattactataatattatttaatgaataaatccaatttgtttttattaaaatgagTTTTAATGAAGTAAAAGAATTCATTGAAGAAGGAGATGTAGTCATTTTATACTTAGGACATAATAATATGCATTCTTTAGAAATAAAGGCAAAAATTCCCAATAAAAATGGTGAAATGGTTGACAATgtttttcaaacaaaatatggAGCACTTAGAGTATTTTCTCTTGTGGGACACAAATATGGAACCATGAAAAGACTTTCGAAAGGATGGGCATATGTTTTACAACCAACATCAGAACTTTGGACATTGACAGTACCTCATAGGACACAAATTATATATAGCCCCGACATAAGTTTGATCATACACTTGTTGGATTTAGTACCAGGAAACATAGTTATTGAAACAGGTTCAACAACTATTAACTATTTCCTAAATACTTGTTTGATTTGATTCTAAAAGTACTAACTtatcaatatattttatattggaaTTTTACTTATTAATGCATTTTGAAGTTACATTTAGTTCATATAATTATCACATTCTTAGTTTTACTATCTTATTGTTTTAGGTACTGGAAGCGGATCTCTTTCCCATGCTCTTATTCGTGCAATTCGCCCTCACGGTCATCTTTATACATTTGATTTTCACGAGCAGCGTGTAAATATTGCTCAAGCAGAGTTTGAAAGACATGGTCTTAGTAAATTTGTAACTTCAAATCATAAAGATGTTTGTATGGAAGGTTTTGGAAAAGAATTAGAAACAAAAGCAGATGCAATTTTTTTAGACCTGCCACATCCATGGTTAGCAATAGATCATGCAGTGGTTACTTTAAAGAAATCAGGTACAAATTGTTTTagcaaaaaattttattttagtttttcaGTTACTACGAACTTACATAAACAAATTAATTAACACAGTAATAATTAACACAGTAGGACAAGGAAATGattttttgattattttatGTTTAGGTGGAAAACTATGTTCTTTTTCTCCTTGTATTGAGCAGGTTCAACGTACTTGTGCAAAATTAGTATCAAAAGGATTCATTGAGTTGAATACCTACGAATGTTTACAAAGAGAAGTACATGTACAATATAGAAACCTTCCTATACTGAATTTAGAATACCTGCAATATGAGGTATATATAATAGATGCAatatatagaattaatatatGTGTCGTAAAATGAaagattctttttattaagtattatttttcgttaaatTCTTATAAAAAGATATGTGTATAAATATCATAACTCAAATGGCACGAGCTTAGTTTATGTTTTACACTTAGGATGATATTAAATATCagttttgaaaatattaatatgacCTTTTTGGTAACTATGTTTTAGGATATACACGAAGATATGGCACAACAAagtgaatatgaaaaagaagagagaaagttGCTTACTGCAATGCATGCTCGTTCTTTACCTGGTCATACAGGATTCATTACAATTGCTACATTACCTCCATTTTGTGTACGAAAGATAGAAAtggatttaaaataaaaaaattgagaatatttgtaattgtactaaaatatcataaaattgcTATTTACTATATGTATAGTATTGAAACTTAATTTTCGTAGAACAACTTTAATACTGCTCAAAATAGCATCTGTGATAATAAAGTAAAGCATAAAATAACAAGTGATAATCAGATCTCAAGTTTTTCTTTATATGCACGATAatcttattaaaattattgaatattttatgtttctaCTTTGCTGGGGTTCCATGATAAATAATCCACTCGGGTGGCTGCCTGATATTCCTTTACCAAATATTCAACGACTTCTCTAGAATTATCCAATTCGTCCAAATTATCTTCGAACATTTTTTCCTTACGAAATTGTTCTAAAAATGCTTCTCGCTTTCGTAATTTATCATACTGTTGTAAGGCACGGTCAAATAActgaaatacatatgtattacaGATTTAACAAGGCTTTTAATTGTTTGTAAACATAATTATCAAGTAATTTTGAAAGcactaaatttaataattaaaataatttagtaTCGTTTAATATAAAGATATTTTTGCAACTTACTGATGATATGTTAGTATGATTGGCTAACATTAAGCCAGATACTCTATGTGTACTTTGAATATATGGTGATTTTCTTGAAAGAGCTACTTGTATACTAGCAGGACCCCAAGGTATAAATTGCGCAAGTTTTCTTTCTCTGATTCTTTGTAAAGATTTATGAACTTGGGTTGGATCTACTTCACCCTAAAACATTGTATTtataagattttatttttatttttacccttaatatttctaataaaacGTACTTGAATGATGTTTAAGATAGATATATAACAGTGAGATGCATTTCTATCTAATGCTGTAGAAACCATCATATTTTTCGGCTGAAGCAAACGTCTCATTACATCTAATACAGAAGTTTTTCTTACAGATGCTCCCtgtgaattatattttattaaatatgtatatttttaaaaaaattttaaatttggAATAAGAAACAAAGTTGCtctatatatttcattaaatgAATACTTACTTCTTGATCTGTAGTAAGAGGAGTATAACCAGTCATGAGGAAATGTAATCGTGGTGTTGGAATTAATGGAGCAATTAAACCAACTAAGTCATTGTTCATATAAGAAGGATACCTAGTATTACATGTGAATTAGATAAATAAATCTTTATAATCTTTTACATTAATTTTTTAagcaaaatacatataaatggTATATTACCGAAGTGTGGTGGTGCTAACAGACATTATTGTAGAAACAAGTTTATTAATTTGTGTAAAACTAGGATTTTGGATATGAAGTCTATCTGATGCTATTCTATTAAGTGCTGTGTTGTCGAGAACAACAACACAATCAGCACATTGTGTTAACCTTTTTAAAGTTAATAAGGAATTGTATGGCTGTACAACTACATCGCTGaa harbors:
- the Trmt61 gene encoding tRNA methyltransferase 61 — its product is MSFNEVKEFIEEGDVVILYLGHNNMHSLEIKAKIPNKNGEMVDNVFQTKYGALRVFSLVGHKYGTMKRLSKGWAYVLQPTSELWTLTVPHRTQIIYSPDISLIIHLLDLVPGNIVIETGTGSGSLSHALIRAIRPHGHLYTFDFHEQRVNIAQAEFERHGLSKFVTSNHKDVCMEGFGKELETKADAIFLDLPHPWLAIDHAVVTLKKSGGKLCSFSPCIEQVQRTCAKLVSKGFIELNTYECLQREVHVQYRNLPILNLEYLQYEDIHEDMAQQSEYEKEERKLLTAMHARSLPGHTGFITIATLPPFCVRKIEMDLK
- the LOC117157020 gene encoding tubulin gamma-2 chain; this encodes MPCEMITLQLGQCGNQIGFEFWKKLCAEHGISPEGILKDYATEGTDRKDVFFYQSDDEHYIPRAVLLDLEPRVIHTIMNSPYSKLYNPENIYLSKHGGGAGNNWASGYHQGEKLQEEIFDILDREADGSDSLEGFVLCHSIAGGTGSGMGSFMLESLADRFPKKLLETYSVFPNQDEISDVVVQPYNSLLTLKRLTQCADCVVVLDNTALNRIASDRLHIQNPSFTQINKLVSTIMSVSTTTLRYPSYMNNDLVGLIAPLIPTPRLHFLMTGYTPLTTDQEGASVRKTSVLDVMRRLLQPKNMMVSTALDRNASHCYISILNIIQGEVDPTQVHKSLQRIRERKLAQFIPWGPASIQVALSRKSPYIQSTHRVSGLMLANHTNISSLFDRALQQYDKLRKREAFLEQFRKEKMFEDNLDELDNSREVVEYLVKEYQAATRVDYLSWNPSKVET
- the ATPsyngamma gene encoding ATP synthase, gamma subunit, which codes for MFSNHMTTIVRLAAQQQQQQQKRGMATLKAISIRLKSVKNIQKITQSMKMVSAAKYNRAERDLKQARPLGIGTKAFYEQAEIQAPPDDEKKLVVAITSDRGLCGAVHTGVSRNIRDVLLADPKERENTKIICVGEKSRAILSRLFANNILFVASEVGRKPPTFNDAAKVAIEIMNSGYSFGSGRIVYNRFKSVVSYAVDQLPLFDKNAVVNAPKLSVYDSLDESVIQSYLEFSLASLLFYSMKEGACSEQSSRMTAMDNASKNAGEMIDKLTLTFNRTRQAVITRELIEIISGAAALD
- the jagn gene encoding jagunal, which codes for MASKVTLSQALGTDGSDFNHRQKIAGHYQISATNKSRLKYCIFFHYLLFFVMLAKLSADILDHLDIFILEIEELQVPQPLWWEYIWCTSLMLSFLALSAIKRNRIKTLKQYMIGIILLGYGPLLYGVVYYFKDVWKYLTVGKTNEIHFWQDLPYGLLWYAFILLASQVHSFSLFFSWNLIVAWKTRGNKKAD